AGCTACCTGTACGACGTGGCGGCGGCCGGGGCCAACCCGCCACTGACGCCGCTGGACCTGGTCGACCCGCGCTGGAAAGGCGCCGTCGCCTCGTCCTACCCGCACGACGACGACGCGGTGCTCTACCTCTACTCCCTCTACACCGAGACCTACGGCTGGGACTGGATCGCGCGCCTCGCCGCCCAGAACCCGCAATTCGCCCGCGGCTCCTTCTCACCGAGCACCGCGATCACCAACAAGTCCGCGGTCATCGGCATCGGCACGGGCGGCAACCCCACCAGCACCGGCCCGGTCCGCATGGGAATGCCCGACGGGCACCCGTTCATGGCGTGGGGCCAGCGGATCGCGATCCTCAGGAAGGCAGCCAACCCGACCGCGGCCAAGCTGTACCTGAACTGGCAGCTGTCCGCCGAACGCCAGACCTCCAACAGCTGGTCGGTACGCACCGACATCGCCCCGCCCGCCGGCCTCAAGCCGATCTGGGAGTACCCGAACGCCAACGTGGACGGTTTCCCCCGGTTCATGGAGGACCGCGCCAAAGTCGAGCAGCTCAAGCAGACCTACGCCCTGTACTTCGGCGAGGTCAAGGGCGACCCGACACCCGGCTGGCCCGGCCTGCACCCCGGAGCATGACCCTCCGCGACAGCCACTCTCGCCGTCACCGTCCCCACCCCGCACAACCGGACCCGGCGCCGCCCGGTGCATGATCGAGGGATGGATGCCAGAAGTGAGGCCGGGCGGGCCGGGATCTCGACGGCGAAGGACGCCGCGGACCATGAACTGGTCGTCGCTTTCGGACGGCTGCAGGGGGCGGCCAACCGGTTGGAGTACGTGCTGGGGCGGGCGATCGAGCAGGAGTGCGGGATCAGCCACCTGATGTTCGAGGTGCTGTTGATCCTCGGCCGGGCCGGCGGCCCTGGGCTGCCGATGGGGGCGATCAGCCGCGAGCAGGTGCTCACCTCGGGTGGCGTGACCCGCCTGGTCGATCGGATGGCCGCCGCCGGACTGGTGGAGCGGGCTGACGATCCTGACGACCGGCGGGGCCGGTTGGTGCGCCTGACCACGCTGGGCGAGGAGAAGGCGGTACAGGCGGCACGGGTGCACGTGGCGAACATCGAGCAATACTTCCTCGCGCCCCTACCCGCCTCCCACCGCCAACGCTTCATGGACGACCTGCGGATCCTGAGCCACGCGGCACGGGACGCGGTGCCCCGCCTCCGCTGACTCGCATGACCCGGACCAGATCGGATCAAAGCCAGCAATACCTGATGCATCAGATTCTGTTGTTTCGCACTCGCGTGTGATCGATCTGTTTCACACTGTACTAAGTGGAGCATAACTGGAGCGCGATGTAGAGCGGAATGGCACGCAACGGCGCTGAACGGCAGCCAACGGCACTGGTTGTGCCACCGCGGAGTGCGCCTCGGCGATCGCCACCGACGGGTACCAGAATGCCGCGTCGCCGCCGATCCGAGGGTGTTCCGCCGCGCAGCCTCGGCCGTACGTCGCGGCACGTGCCGATGAGCAGCGGTACTCGGTGGCCGAGACCGGCGCGAATCGCGTCGATCGGGCTTTGGTGGAGGAGTTCTCCGTCGACCACGTAACTGACGCTGATGGTTCCGGGGTCGTCTCGCTGCGTCGCCTTGTCGAATGTCGCGGCTGCCATTAGCAGACGTTCGATCTACTGGGGGATGTCGATCAGGACGCGGCCGCGGCCGCCGGCATCGATGCGATCGTGGGCCTGGGCGATGCCGGCGAGCGGGAAGCGGGCGCCGACATCGACGGTGAGGGCGCCAACGGCGGCCGCGGCGGTGAGGTCGCGGGCGGCCTGGCGTTTGGCCTCGGCGGGGAAGTCGTCGCTACCGAGCAGGCGCAGGGTGACGTTGTTGAACAGCAGGGTCCAGAACGGGATCTCGGTGCGGTCGGAGCGGGTGGCGTACGCGGCGATGACCGCGCCGTTCGCGGCGACGGCGTCGTCCAGGTCGGCGTTGTCGGACAGGGCGACCTCGACAATCCGGTCCACGCCGCCGGGTGCGTGGGAGCGG
This window of the Amycolatopsis balhimycina FH 1894 genome carries:
- a CDS encoding ABC transporter substrate-binding protein gives rise to the protein MTSLPNRRRFLAAGAGAALGLSALGATPSTAAAALAGSSRGSGREETRTLDELYRDALAEGGKLVVYAGGDLADSGSGAGARTAFRQRFPEIDLRLIVDYSKYHDVRVDNQLATNTLVPDVVQLQTLQDFTRWKREGRLLHYKPAGFGKLYSKFRDPDGAWIAGMVIAFSYLYDVAAAGANPPLTPLDLVDPRWKGAVASSYPHDDDAVLYLYSLYTETYGWDWIARLAAQNPQFARGSFSPSTAITNKSAVIGIGTGGNPTSTGPVRMGMPDGHPFMAWGQRIAILRKAANPTAAKLYLNWQLSAERQTSNSWSVRTDIAPPAGLKPIWEYPNANVDGFPRFMEDRAKVEQLKQTYALYFGEVKGDPTPGWPGLHPGA
- a CDS encoding MarR family winged helix-turn-helix transcriptional regulator, with protein sequence MDARSEAGRAGISTAKDAADHELVVAFGRLQGAANRLEYVLGRAIEQECGISHLMFEVLLILGRAGGPGLPMGAISREQVLTSGGVTRLVDRMAAAGLVERADDPDDRRGRLVRLTTLGEEKAVQAARVHVANIEQYFLAPLPASHRQRFMDDLRILSHAARDAVPRLR